In Pseudomonadota bacterium, the DNA window TGGCGGCGGTGCCTTTCCGGCCTTGCTGGGACGACTGGAACACGGCGCTTATTGCCGTCCTGATCTATTCACGGAAGATTCGGGGAAAGATCCGTATCAGGTTTTGCGCGATTGCAGCGTTTACACCGACAGCCTTGTGCACAGCCCTTTTGCCTTCGGGATGCTGCTGGATACGATGGGAGCGGGGCGGATTGCCGTGGGGTCCGATTATCCCTATCCGCTGGGGGAAATGGAGCCCTTTGAGGCACAGACGAAAAAAGACCAGCTGGGCAATGATTGCCCCTATGCGGCGCCGAAGGGACTTTACCCCGGCCATATGGTGGAACATCTGCCTGCGCCTGATGCGGATTTGGAACAGGCATGGAAAAATTTTGCATGGATTGAGGACAAAGACAGGGACGGCAATCTGCGCAATCTGCCGCGTCTGACAGATGCGCAGCGCGCACGTATTTTATCCGGTACGGCAAAGGAATGGCTGGGCTTTGAATAAGATTGATGAATGAAGGGAAATCCTCTACAACATGGCTATGGAACTTGCAGTCACAATCGGCAAAAACAGCTACCGCATTGATCCTGCGGAAGGGATGGATATATCCATCCCTGTGCGTTTTGATGAAAACGGGCTGACCGCTTTTGGTGCGGAGAAAGCCTCTTCCACTGCCTATCAGGCGGAAGGTTTTACCGGCGCTGTTGAAAAGGGTGGCAGCTGTAATTGCGGGCTGTATCATTTTTCCCCGCATCTTCACGGCACACATACGGAATGTGTCGGTCATCTCAGCAAAAACGCCCTGCATATCACCGACAGACTGCCGCAGGCTTTTGTGACGGCGACATTGATTACCGTCACGCCTGAAACGGAAGAGGGTGACAGGGTCATTACAAAACAGTCCTTGGAAAGTGCTTTGAAAGAGGCGGCTTATGATTTTATGGATGCGCTGGTGATCCGTACATTGCCCAATGATGCGGAAAAGAAATCCCGCGATTATGACGGCAAGGAGATGCCGCCTTATTTTACTGGTGAGGCAATGGCTTTTATCGTGCTGGCGGGGGTTCGGCATTTACTGGTTGATTTACCCTCGATTGACAGGATGGATGATGGTGGTGCGCTCGCCAATCACCGTATGTTCTGGAATGTGCCGGAGGGTGCCGGGGAAATTTCAGAGGGGATGGCATCGGACAATACCGTGACGGAACTGATCTATGTGCCGGAGGCGATCAAGGACGGAAAATATCTTTTGAATTTACAAGTGGCGGCTTTTGCGGCGGATGCTGCGCCGAGCCGTCCCGTGCTTTATGAGGTGATGACATGATTGATTACCAGAGTGATGCGGCCTTTGCAAAACGCATGGATGCGGAAGACCCGCTGCGCGGCTTTCGCGAGCGCTTTTATATTCCGCCCGCCCCGAATGGCGGCGAGGCACTTTATTTCTGCGGAAATTCGCTCGGCTTACAGCCGAAAGCAACGGAGGCCTCTGTCTTGCAGGAACTGGAAGACTGGAAGAATATGGGGGTGCACGGGCATCTGGGTGCGAAAAATCCGTGGCTGCCTTACCATGAATTTCTGACGGAAAATCTGGCAAAGATTGTCGGCGCAAAACCTGTCGAAGTTGTGGCGGCCAACAGCCTGACTGTGAATCTGCATTTGATGATGGTGTCTTTTTACCGTCCGACGCAGGAGCGGTTTAAAATTCTGATTGAGGGCGGTGCCTTCCCCTCCGACCGCTATGCGGCGGTATCGCAAATTAAATTTCACGGTTTTGACCCTGCGGAGGCCTTGATCGAACTTGCGCCGCGCACCGGGGAGAAGACACTACGCATAGAAGATATTCTGGATGTGATCGAAAGCGAAGGCGCACAGATTGCTCTGATCCTGATCGGCGGTGTGCAATATTATACCGGACAGCTTTTTAATATGGCGGCGATTACCAAAGCCGGACATGACAAGGGCTGTATTGTCGGGTTTGATCTGGCGCATGCCGCCGGAAATGTGGAACTGAAACTGCATGATTGGGATGTCGATTTCGCCTGCTGGTGTTCCTATAAATATCTGAATGCCGGGCCGGGTAGTGTGGCGGGACTGTTTGTGCATGAACGCCATGCGCAAAATAATGATTTGCCGCGCTTTTGCGGTTGGTGGGGGCATGACAAAGAAAGCCGCTTTAAGATGGGGCCGGAATTTCACGCCATCACCGGTGCGGAAGGCTGGCAGCTGTCAAACCCGCCGATTTTGTCACTGGCGGCGGTCAAGGCATCGCTGGAAGTTTTTGCCGAAGCGGGCATGGAACGCCTTGTCGAAAAAAGCCGCAAGCTGACAGGCTATCTCGCCTTTCTGCTGAATGCTTTGGAGAGTGATGCTTTTGTGATGATGACGCCGGATGATCCGGCGCAGCGCGGTTGCCAGATTTCCATTACCGTAACGGGCGGCGGGGGCAAAGAAATTTTTGCGGGGCTGGAAGCCGCGGGTATTGTCTGCGATTGGCGTGAACCTGACTGCATCCGTCTGGCACCTGTGCCGCTTTATAACAGCTATCAGGATATTTATGATTTTGTCCGTATTTTTGCGGAGCAGCTGGGCTTGAACGGAAAATTGCAGGAGGCGGCAGGATGAACGAGACAAAAAAAGAAACACTGCATGTGATCGGCGGCGGGCTGGTCGGCCCGCTGACGGCGATTTATCTGGCGCGCCGCGGCTTTGACGTCAAACTTTATGAACGTCGCGGCGATATGCGTCGCGGTGACGCGGATGCGGGGCGTTCCATCAATCTGGCGCTGACGGCGCGGGGCTTGAAAGCGCTGGAGCGGGTCGGGCTGAAAGAGGAGATCATGAAAATCACCATCCCGATGACGGGACGTATGGTGCATGACCGCGCAGGCAAGACGGAGCTGCAGCCTTATGGTCAGAAAGAAGATGAAGTGATTTACGCGGCCTCGCGCGGGCTACTGAATATCATGCTGCTGGATGCGGCGGAGAGTTATGAGAATATCACTATTCTTTTTCACCAGCGCTGTCTTGAATGCGATGTGGAAAACGGCAGTGCCGTTTTTGAAGATATCAATAGCGGTGCAAAAACGGAAATCAGCGGCGGTCCGATCATTGCGGCGGATGGCGCGTGGTCTGCCGTGCGGAAATCCATGCTGGAGAATGTGCCGAATTACAATTACGCGCAAAGCTTTCTGGATTACGGCTATAAGGAGCTGGAAATCCCGCCCGCTGAAAATGGCGGATTCCTGATGGAGAAAAATGCGCTGCATATCTGGCCGCGTAATGCCTATATGCTGATCGCGCTGCCGAATACCGATGGCAGTTTTACCTGCACCTTGTTTTATCCTTACAAAGGGGAAAATAGTTTTGCGCATTTGCAAACACCGGAAGATGTGACGGCGTTTTTTAAACGCGATTTTGCCGATGCGCTGGAATTGATGCCGACATTGACGGATGATTTTTTCGACAATCCGACCGGAGCGCTGGCAACGATTAAATGCAGCCCGTGGCATGATGGCGGGAAATGCTGTCTGATCGGTGATGCCGCCCATGCGATTGTGCCGTTTTTCGCGCAAGGCATGAATAGCGGCTTTGAAGATTGCGTTGTGCTGGATGATATTCTGGAGGCGGCAGGCGGAACGCCTGATTGGGCGGATGTTTTTGCCAGGCTGGAAACATCACGCAAGCCGAATACGGATGCGATTGCCGATATGGCGGTGGAAAACTTTACCGAAATGCGTGACAGCGTGACCGATCCGCATTTCCTGCTGAAGAAAGAGGCGGGTTTTGCGCTGGAAAAGCGCTATCCGGGCAAATTCATTCCGCGTTATTCCATGGTGATTTTCCACCCGGAAATTCCCTATGCTGAAGCGCGCCGCCGCAGCATCGAACAGGATGCGATGCTGGAAGAACTGTGCCGCGACATTCAAACTGCCGAGCAGATTGACTGGAACAAGGCGGACGCACTGATGCAGGAGCTCAGCATTGCGGCATAACAGCTGTTAGGGCGTGTTACCGTTCTTCTTTTTCTTTTTATTCGTGAACTGTCCGGCTTTGGTCACCATCGGTGTGCCGAAGGTCAGGTAAACTTGTTCATCCGTGATTTCTGCGCTGCGCATATCGGCACCGGACATGACAGCCGTGGCGACCTCTGCGCCGGTAAAGTCAGCCAGCTTTAAAATAGCATTGGCAAAGACCGCGCCGATCAGGTTTGAATCCTTGAAATTCGCCTTTGTCAGATTGCTCCAGGTAAAGTCGGCAACAATCAGATTGCCGTCAATACCGGAGAAATCCATCCCACTGAGGTCTTTTTGGCTTAAATCGAGGTAGCCGCCGCTCTGGATTTTTTCCGTCCGAAGGAAGTCGCAAAAGGCTTCGCGCGATTCAAAGCTCAGCACTTCCAACACCGTCTTATTGTCATACAGGCTACGGATTTCGACGGAAAAACCGGCGGCGGCATCTTGAAAATCTTTTTTTACGGTATCACTCATCATGTGTCCCTTTCCCGTGAGAAAAACTTGAGAGAGGCCGAACCTTCTGCGTGGGCAGTTTCTTATATTTGTGGGTGTTCGCGCATGCGGTTCGGCACCCTCTCCGTCTGTCCTGCGCCGCGATTTGCACGTCCAAAGAAAAGCACGGCGGCAGGGTAAAAACTTGTCGCTGTTTTTTTTGAGATGAAAATCACGGATGTCGGAAGGGATGCCGAAAATCGGGCTTAAAAGCCGGGCGATCAACCTTCTGACACGGATGATTCCCAAGTGTCGCACATATGTTCCATGCGACTCTCGCGGTTTCAGCATTCCGCTTTGCGTCAGAGTTTGTACTTGTTGAACTGCCCCTCGGCCCGCATATTCCCGCTTCGTTTTTTTGAAGCATCAAGGGCGCGCTCATGCGCCGGAATAATTGGATGTGGCTTTATGGGATTACATTACCGCAATAGAAATGCGTCTGTCAATAGCGAAAATTATGGCAGTAGCGAGAAAAAGATTTTATTTCGGCGGATGCGGAAAGCCGTAGCGGTCAAAGCGCCAGTCGCGAAAGGCGAAGCCGTAAGGGGCTCTCAGCGGCGGCCAGTTTTGGTCGAAATGCCATTCATTGCGGTGGTTAAAACGCATGGCTTTTTGCATCATGGTCAGATCCAGACGCCATGCGCCGTCTTCAAAAACAAAGAAGAAAGGGGAACATTGCCTCTCCTGCGGGGTGTAGCGGATGACGGCATAGCCATCGCCGATTCTGGTCTCGCCCGCGCCGCAGCGCCGGATGCTGCGGGCTTCATTATCCATTTGCGCAGGCGTAACCGTCCATTTTTTCAGCATGGCGCGTGTGCCGGTGCTGTAAATCGATAGCGACGGATTGGCGTTGCGTTTCTCCCTTGCAGCAAGATAAGCCTGCAACACAGCGGAAGGGGCATTGCTTTCCGAACGGACATCCGGTGCTTTACGGAAACTGTTATCTGCGCCTTTACCGATATCGGCAGGATTTGCCGCACCGCCGCCGATCGAAGTGCTTTCCATCGGCGGGGTGAATTCCTGCCCCGCTTCGGCATCCTGCGCACGGGTAAAGATCAGCTCCGTCGTGGCTAGAATACCGTCGGCGATTCTGCCCGTGCGGAAAAACGGAATCATCTGGCGGTGCTGTAAATAGGAGGTGAAGGCATCGGTGTAAACAGGTTCCAGCGCGGCGGAGACTTCCAGTCGCACTTCGTTTTGTCCGGCATCAATCAGCAGCAACAACCCGCGGCCGCTTTTACTGTATGTGCCGACCTCCCGCTCACGAAAGGCGGTATGGGACAGTTGATTGATATCGGCGGGCGTATCGCTTTTCACCGTCAGAACGCGGTAATCAATGTCATGGTCTTGCAAAAGTTTGGCGTGATATTGGTCAATACCGGCTAGCTGGTCGAGATCAAACAGATTGGCCTCGTCATAGACGGTCGGGAAGCGCGGCGGGGCAAATTTTAAATCGGTAAAAGCAAATTGCAGCAGGCCGATCGCAATCATAATGAAACCGATTGCCATCCCTGCCTTGCGCCATGCTGCTGTTTTGCCCATTATTTCCGCTCCTTGCCGTCTCTGTTAAAAGGCGGGTTTGACAGCGTTTTCACTGCCGTCATCGGCTTCGAAATAGGCTTTGCGTTTAAAGCCGCCGACACTTGCCGCCAAGGCGCCGGGCATTTTGCGTGTGGCGCTGTTATAGTCGCGCACGGTTTCATTAAAGGCCATGCGGGCGACATTGATACGGTTTTCGGTGCCTTCGAACTGGTCTTGCAGTGTCAGGAAGTTATCGGCACTGCGCAGTTGCGGATAATTCTCGGCCAGGCCGAACAGGCTTGTGACATTTGCACGCAGAGACCGCTGCGCATTTTCCAGCGCCGCCAAAGCATCTTTATCTTCCAGTTTTTTATCCACATTTTTCATGGCGTCCATGGCATTGGCGCGGCTTTTTGTGACTTCGACCAGCACGCTTTCTTCGTGATCGACATAGGCTTTGACCGTATCGATCAAGCCGGGGATCAGATCGGCGCGGCGCTGATAATTGCTTTCCACCTGTGACCATGCCGCCATGACATCTTCTTCCTTTTTCACAAGGTCGTTATAAAGATATGTGAATCCCAGTGCCGATAAAACAATCGGCAGCAGGATGATAAACATGCTCATTCCGGTTGTGACATTCTTGCTCATTTCGCCCACCTTTCCGCTTTGGTTCATAATTTCAGAGACATTTTGAATAACATCGGCATCCGGCGCAGGAGCCGTACCGCCTGTGGTAAAAAAGAAAACAGCGAGAACAGCCGCCGCACCAATACCGGCAATCAGCCCCATCGGCAGCGGGCGCCGCGCATTTTCAAAAACGGGCGTATCCATTGACCGGATGCTGGCGCGCATTTCCTCCGCCTGTTCCACCGTGATTTTTCCGGATGTTTCCATCCTTGTAATGCGATCTTCAAAGCTCACCGTTTAACTCCTTTATCTGCCGCAATCCTTTTTCCGCCGATAATGTTCCGGCTTCGATCTGTTGCAGGATGTGTCCGATTTCTTTTTCATCCTGTTTTTTCAAGCTGCGCATGGCATCAATGACCGTATCCAGTCTTTTACGCAAAGTCGGGTAGCTGATCTCCAGCACCTCCGTTAAGTCTTTCAGATTGCCGCCGCATAAAACAAGTGCCTCGACAAATTTTTGATGTTCCGGTGTCAGCCGCGCAAGGCGCGGGGCACGGAATGAGCCTTCAATACAGATATCACAGCTGTGGCAGGACATCTGCGTTATTTCCAGGCGCTCTGTGCATATCGGACATCTCATCATATTTCCAGAATATCAAAAATAATAAGTATTGTCAATGATAATTTTAATATAATAAAAAAATATACAGAATAATTTTAATAATATTTAGTCTTTCTTTGTTTAATATCACCGCTTGAAACCGTGCGGCGCAGCGGTTATAGCTAGAAGGGAATAAAACAAAGGGAGAATGTGTCATGAAAATCGGCGTGGTCGGATGCGGACAGGTCGGGTCAGCCAGTGCCTATGCCTGTGCTTTGCGCGGTGTCGGTTCACAGCTGGTGCTGATTGATCACAATCCGGGT includes these proteins:
- a CDS encoding cyclase family protein; its protein translation is MAMELAVTIGKNSYRIDPAEGMDISIPVRFDENGLTAFGAEKASSTAYQAEGFTGAVEKGGSCNCGLYHFSPHLHGTHTECVGHLSKNALHITDRLPQAFVTATLITVTPETEEGDRVITKQSLESALKEAAYDFMDALVIRTLPNDAEKKSRDYDGKEMPPYFTGEAMAFIVLAGVRHLLVDLPSIDRMDDGGALANHRMFWNVPEGAGEISEGMASDNTVTELIYVPEAIKDGKYLLNLQVAAFAADAAPSRPVLYEVMT
- the kynU gene encoding kynureninase, with the translated sequence MIDYQSDAAFAKRMDAEDPLRGFRERFYIPPAPNGGEALYFCGNSLGLQPKATEASVLQELEDWKNMGVHGHLGAKNPWLPYHEFLTENLAKIVGAKPVEVVAANSLTVNLHLMMVSFYRPTQERFKILIEGGAFPSDRYAAVSQIKFHGFDPAEALIELAPRTGEKTLRIEDILDVIESEGAQIALILIGGVQYYTGQLFNMAAITKAGHDKGCIVGFDLAHAAGNVELKLHDWDVDFACWCSYKYLNAGPGSVAGLFVHERHAQNNDLPRFCGWWGHDKESRFKMGPEFHAITGAEGWQLSNPPILSLAAVKASLEVFAEAGMERLVEKSRKLTGYLAFLLNALESDAFVMMTPDDPAQRGCQISITVTGGGGKEIFAGLEAAGIVCDWREPDCIRLAPVPLYNSYQDIYDFVRIFAEQLGLNGKLQEAAG
- a CDS encoding FAD-dependent monooxygenase, translating into MNETKKETLHVIGGGLVGPLTAIYLARRGFDVKLYERRGDMRRGDADAGRSINLALTARGLKALERVGLKEEIMKITIPMTGRMVHDRAGKTELQPYGQKEDEVIYAASRGLLNIMLLDAAESYENITILFHQRCLECDVENGSAVFEDINSGAKTEISGGPIIAADGAWSAVRKSMLENVPNYNYAQSFLDYGYKELEIPPAENGGFLMEKNALHIWPRNAYMLIALPNTDGSFTCTLFYPYKGENSFAHLQTPEDVTAFFKRDFADALELMPTLTDDFFDNPTGALATIKCSPWHDGGKCCLIGDAAHAIVPFFAQGMNSGFEDCVVLDDILEAAGGTPDWADVFARLETSRKPNTDAIADMAVENFTEMRDSVTDPHFLLKKEAGFALEKRYPGKFIPRYSMVIFHPEIPYAEARRRSIEQDAMLEELCRDIQTAEQIDWNKADALMQELSIAA
- a CDS encoding pentapeptide repeat-containing protein, whose product is MMSDTVKKDFQDAAAGFSVEIRSLYDNKTVLEVLSFESREAFCDFLRTEKIQSGGYLDLSQKDLSGMDFSGIDGNLIVADFTWSNLTKANFKDSNLIGAVFANAILKLADFTGAEVATAVMSGADMRSAEITDEQVYLTFGTPMVTKAGQFTNKKKKKNGNTP
- a CDS encoding TPM domain-containing protein, with translation MGKTAAWRKAGMAIGFIMIAIGLLQFAFTDLKFAPPRFPTVYDEANLFDLDQLAGIDQYHAKLLQDHDIDYRVLTVKSDTPADINQLSHTAFREREVGTYSKSGRGLLLLIDAGQNEVRLEVSAALEPVYTDAFTSYLQHRQMIPFFRTGRIADGILATTELIFTRAQDAEAGQEFTPPMESTSIGGGAANPADIGKGADNSFRKAPDVRSESNAPSAVLQAYLAAREKRNANPSLSIYSTGTRAMLKKWTVTPAQMDNEARSIRRCGAGETRIGDGYAVIRYTPQERQCSPFFFVFEDGAWRLDLTMMQKAMRFNHRNEWHFDQNWPPLRAPYGFAFRDWRFDRYGFPHPPK
- a CDS encoding LemA family protein, which produces MSFEDRITRMETSGKITVEQAEEMRASIRSMDTPVFENARRPLPMGLIAGIGAAAVLAVFFFTTGGTAPAPDADVIQNVSEIMNQSGKVGEMSKNVTTGMSMFIILLPIVLSALGFTYLYNDLVKKEEDVMAAWSQVESNYQRRADLIPGLIDTVKAYVDHEESVLVEVTKSRANAMDAMKNVDKKLEDKDALAALENAQRSLRANVTSLFGLAENYPQLRSADNFLTLQDQFEGTENRINVARMAFNETVRDYNSATRKMPGALAASVGGFKRKAYFEADDGSENAVKPAF
- a CDS encoding DUF2089 family protein, with the protein product MSCHSCDICIEGSFRAPRLARLTPEHQKFVEALVLCGGNLKDLTEVLEISYPTLRKRLDTVIDAMRSLKKQDEKEIGHILQQIEAGTLSAEKGLRQIKELNGEL